In Geobacter sp., a single window of DNA contains:
- a CDS encoding threonine-phosphate decarboxylase, translating into MTTFDHGGNLFAVARQLGLKPQDLLDFSASINPLGMPTGMRQTIIDQVDQLVHYPDAGAQPLKEALAAYHGVPPEQVCPANGSTELIYLLPRLVKGARALIVAPAFSEYAHALKAAGWQVAYHSLSPSDGFALSLPLLEQRLAEQYDLLFLCNPGNPTGALCSRADIDAVQSLCNDFGTMLVLDEAFIDFCGEDCSATRSVSGSGNGIVLRSMTKFYAMPGLRLGYAVTDAETCQRFEAVRGPWNVNVLAQAAGLAALADERFRAQSVVYAAEQREAMTRQLAAVTPLKPFPGAANYLLLRLPAGYPAGELCRKMLGRGLLIRDCSTFVGLDGRFVRVAVRTPDENARLIATFAELFC; encoded by the coding sequence ATGACGACCTTCGACCATGGCGGCAATCTCTTTGCCGTTGCCCGGCAGCTGGGGCTGAAGCCCCAGGATCTCCTGGATTTTTCCGCCAGTATCAACCCGCTGGGGATGCCGACCGGGATGCGCCAGACGATCATCGACCAGGTCGACCAGCTGGTCCACTATCCCGATGCCGGGGCTCAACCGCTCAAAGAGGCCCTGGCAGCCTATCACGGGGTTCCCCCGGAGCAGGTCTGCCCCGCCAACGGCTCGACCGAGCTGATCTATCTCCTCCCCCGGCTGGTGAAGGGGGCGCGGGCGCTCATCGTTGCCCCGGCATTCTCCGAATACGCCCATGCCCTGAAAGCCGCCGGCTGGCAGGTGGCTTATCATTCCCTCTCCCCCTCCGATGGCTTTGCCCTCTCGCTCCCCCTGCTGGAGCAGCGGTTGGCCGAGCAGTATGACCTTCTCTTCCTCTGCAATCCGGGAAACCCCACCGGCGCGCTCTGCAGCCGCGCTGATATCGACGCCGTCCAGTCGCTCTGCAACGATTTCGGGACGATGCTGGTCCTGGACGAGGCCTTCATCGACTTCTGCGGGGAGGATTGCTCGGCAACCCGCTCAGTTTCCGGTAGCGGTAACGGTATCGTGCTTCGCTCCATGACCAAGTTCTACGCCATGCCCGGTCTGCGGCTGGGGTATGCCGTTACCGACGCCGAGACCTGCCAGCGGTTCGAAGCGGTGCGGGGTCCCTGGAACGTCAATGTCCTGGCCCAGGCTGCAGGGCTTGCCGCCCTGGCAGATGAGCGGTTTCGCGCGCAATCGGTTGTCTATGCGGCAGAGCAGCGGGAGGCGATGACCCGTCAGCTTGCTGCCGTGACCCCGCTCAAGCCGTTTCCGGGTGCGGCGAACTACCTGCTGCTCCGGCTGCCTGCCGGGTATCCGGCGGGCGAACTCTGCCGGAAGATGCTCGGGCGGGGTCTGCTGATCCGCGATTGCAGCACGTTTGTCGGCCTGGATGGGAGATTCGTCCGGGTGGCGGTCCGCACCCCGGACGAGAATGCACGTCTGATCGCCACCTTTGCCGAACTGTTCTGCTAA
- the cobD gene encoding cobalamin biosynthesis protein CobD, producing the protein MMLSPPALVGAVLLDLLLGDPRWLPHPVVFIGRFIAGCEKLLRRLALNERLAGLLLVVLTVGVTCVVAGSILHGVALIHPLAAEVVGAILGFTCLAARSLHAESAAVAGALIRDDLPAARSALSMIVGRDTDGLSPSEIWRGAVETVAENSSDGVIAPLFFLMLGGPLAALAYKAVNTLDSMVGYKNDRYLRFGWAAARLDDLVNLLPARLTGCLMALVAPLVGLSGRGALRVMLRDGRNHSSPNSGIPEAAAAGALGVQLGGTNHYFGKPVEKLTIGDPVQPLGEAAWRGAVRLMYGSGALLMGGWLMVTIWSRGWP; encoded by the coding sequence ATGATGCTCTCCCCGCCGGCATTGGTCGGCGCCGTTCTCCTCGACCTCCTGCTCGGCGACCCGCGCTGGCTGCCCCACCCGGTGGTCTTCATCGGCCGCTTCATCGCGGGGTGCGAAAAGCTGCTGCGGCGACTGGCGCTCAATGAGCGGCTGGCAGGCCTGCTGCTGGTGGTGCTGACGGTGGGGGTTACCTGTGTCGTTGCCGGGTCGATCCTGCACGGTGTCGCGCTGATCCACCCCCTGGCAGCGGAGGTTGTGGGGGCGATACTCGGATTTACCTGCCTTGCTGCCCGGTCGCTGCATGCCGAATCGGCTGCGGTGGCCGGTGCGCTCATCAGGGACGACCTGCCCGCTGCCCGATCGGCCCTGTCGATGATCGTGGGGCGCGACACCGACGGACTTTCCCCGTCGGAGATCTGGCGGGGTGCCGTGGAGACCGTGGCGGAGAACAGCTCCGACGGGGTGATCGCGCCGCTCTTTTTCCTGATGCTGGGGGGGCCGCTTGCCGCCCTTGCCTACAAGGCGGTCAACACCCTTGACTCCATGGTCGGCTACAAGAACGACCGCTATCTCCGTTTCGGCTGGGCCGCTGCCCGGCTGGACGATCTGGTCAACCTGCTGCCGGCCCGGCTGACCGGCTGCCTGATGGCGCTGGTCGCGCCGCTGGTCGGCCTTTCGGGACGTGGCGCATTGCGGGTGATGCTGCGCGACGGCCGCAACCACTCGTCCCCCAACAGCGGCATCCCCGAGGCTGCGGCAGCGGGGGCGCTCGGCGTACAGCTCGGAGGGACCAACCACTATTTCGGTAAACCGGTGGAGAAGCTGACCATCGGCGATCCGGTGCAGCCGTTGGGTGAAGCGGCATGGCGCGGCGCGGTGCGGCTCATGTACGGGAGCGGGGCGCTGCTCATGGGGGGCTGGCTGATGGTGACGATCTGGAGCAGAGGATGGCCATGA
- a CDS encoding cobyric acid synthase — MSKLFVVGIGPGGLEQMTFEARSAMEEASVVVGYTTYLDLVKPLLAGKQKVSSGMRQEIPRCREALRLAAEGAVVALVSGGDAGIYGMAGLVLELAAEMLEPPEIVVVPGVSAVQAAAAVLGAPLMHDFAVISLSDLLTPWEVIRSRLQAAAAADFVIALYNPRSKGRTSQLVEARDILLTARPAATPVGIVRNACRSGEEKTVCTLADLPDHPVDMFSLVIIGNASTHVDDAGRMVTPRGYRTTAVPHRAKATTAGVPAAVASPAATDSGALMFCGTGSDVGKSVLTAGFCRILADRGIKVAPFKSQNMALNSAVTPEGGEIGRAQALQAQACRIAPHTDMNPVLLKPSSDTGSQVIVQGKAVGHMRVAEYTAFKPQAFERIRESFARLRRQYEFVVIEGAGSIAEINLKSHDIANLKIAAMADCPVILVADIDRGGVFAQIVGTMALLDEEERRRIGGVIINKFRGDPSLLGPGIAEVERMTGVPVLGVVPWFSGFRLPEEDSVALQRRAKVVRIRPRKEKLAVGVVRLPRISNYTDFDPFEDEPDVALHYVESPEQLAGLDLLVLPGSKSTIADLNFLMEQDLFAAIRAFPGQIVGICGGYQMLGKLVLDPDGVESELHHAEGLGLLDAVTVMRAGKQTHQAVATLLGEAGLSTSPRGGTITGYEIHMGETLLGDEVSPFARIVSRSGEKADLLDGAVSRDGRIMGTYLHGIFDNAGFRAALLNRLRRQKGLSTVTPVTASQDPLELLARHLEKSLDMNRLFALAGIAT; from the coding sequence ATGAGCAAACTATTCGTCGTCGGGATCGGTCCCGGCGGCCTGGAACAGATGACCTTCGAGGCGCGAAGCGCCATGGAGGAAGCATCGGTGGTGGTGGGGTACACAACCTACCTCGACCTGGTGAAGCCTCTTCTGGCAGGGAAGCAGAAGGTTTCGTCCGGGATGCGCCAGGAGATCCCCCGTTGCCGCGAGGCGCTACGTCTGGCTGCGGAAGGTGCCGTGGTGGCCCTGGTCTCCGGCGGCGACGCCGGGATCTACGGTATGGCCGGGCTGGTGCTGGAACTGGCGGCCGAGATGCTTGAGCCGCCGGAGATCGTTGTAGTGCCGGGCGTCTCCGCGGTGCAGGCCGCTGCAGCCGTACTGGGCGCGCCGCTCATGCACGACTTTGCCGTGATCTCCCTCTCCGACCTGCTCACCCCCTGGGAGGTGATCCGGAGCCGCCTGCAGGCCGCGGCTGCCGCCGATTTCGTCATTGCCCTCTACAACCCCCGGAGCAAAGGGCGGACCAGCCAGCTGGTCGAGGCCCGCGATATCCTCCTGACTGCGCGGCCCGCCGCGACCCCGGTCGGGATCGTCCGTAACGCCTGCCGCAGCGGCGAGGAGAAGACCGTCTGCACCCTGGCGGATCTGCCGGACCATCCGGTGGACATGTTTTCGCTGGTGATCATCGGCAATGCTTCCACCCACGTGGACGATGCAGGCCGGATGGTGACCCCCCGGGGGTACCGGACCACAGCTGTCCCGCACAGGGCAAAGGCGACCACGGCCGGGGTGCCCGCAGCCGTCGCCTCCCCCGCGGCCACCGATTCCGGGGCGCTCATGTTCTGCGGTACCGGCTCTGATGTGGGGAAGTCGGTGCTCACGGCCGGCTTCTGCCGCATCCTCGCCGATCGCGGCATCAAGGTGGCGCCGTTCAAGTCGCAAAACATGGCCCTCAACTCGGCGGTCACCCCCGAAGGCGGGGAGATCGGCCGGGCCCAGGCGCTGCAGGCCCAGGCCTGCCGGATCGCCCCCCACACCGACATGAACCCCGTCCTGCTCAAGCCATCCTCGGACACCGGGAGCCAGGTGATCGTCCAGGGAAAGGCCGTGGGGCACATGCGGGTGGCCGAATACACCGCCTTCAAGCCGCAGGCGTTCGAACGGATCAGGGAGAGTTTTGCCCGGCTGCGCCGGCAGTACGAGTTCGTGGTGATCGAAGGGGCCGGGAGCATCGCCGAGATCAACCTTAAGTCCCACGACATCGCCAATCTGAAGATTGCTGCGATGGCCGATTGCCCGGTGATCCTGGTGGCCGACATCGACCGGGGAGGGGTGTTCGCCCAGATCGTCGGCACAATGGCGCTGTTGGACGAAGAGGAGCGGCGCCGCATCGGCGGGGTGATCATCAACAAGTTCCGGGGCGATCCGTCCCTGCTCGGGCCGGGGATTGCCGAGGTGGAGCGGATGACCGGGGTGCCGGTGCTGGGGGTGGTCCCCTGGTTCAGCGGGTTCCGCCTGCCGGAAGAGGACAGCGTGGCCCTGCAGAGGCGGGCCAAGGTGGTGCGCATCCGTCCCAGGAAGGAAAAGCTGGCGGTGGGGGTGGTCAGGCTGCCCCGGATCTCCAATTATACCGATTTCGACCCGTTCGAGGACGAGCCTGATGTGGCGCTCCATTACGTGGAGAGTCCCGAGCAACTGGCAGGGCTCGACCTGCTGGTGCTGCCGGGGAGCAAGTCCACCATCGCCGACCTTAATTTTCTCATGGAACAGGACCTGTTCGCGGCGATCCGGGCTTTTCCCGGCCAGATCGTCGGCATCTGCGGCGGCTACCAGATGCTGGGCAAGCTGGTGCTCGATCCCGACGGCGTGGAATCGGAACTCCATCATGCCGAAGGGCTGGGGCTCCTGGATGCGGTAACGGTGATGCGTGCCGGAAAGCAGACCCACCAGGCAGTGGCGACTCTCCTGGGTGAAGCCGGGCTCAGCACCTCCCCGCGCGGGGGGACCATTACCGGTTACGAGATCCATATGGGTGAGACGCTCCTGGGGGACGAGGTTTCCCCCTTTGCCCGGATCGTGAGCCGTTCCGGCGAGAAGGCCGACCTGCTGGACGGGGCGGTTTCACGTGACGGCCGGATCATGGGGACCTATCTGCACGGCATCTTCGACAACGCCGGTTTCAGGGCGGCCCTGCTCAATCGCCTCCGTCGCCAGAAGGGGCTCTCCACGGTCACCCCGGTGACCGCGTCGCAAGATCCCCTCGAACTGTTGGCGCGGCACCTGGAAAAGAGCCTGGACATGAACCGGCTATTCGCCCTCGCAGGGATTGCGACGTGA
- a CDS encoding cobalt-precorrin 5A hydrolase gives MKPAVIAITRNGARLGARLREGLGAELFVLVKYRGQAGPAAQGFDDLGGLLARLWGEKRGIVCIMAAGIVVRLVAPLLEGKDKDPAVVVMDERGKFAISLLSGHLGGANELAERCAFVSGARPVITTATDVNGLPSFDMLARDHSWGIDDLGRVKLLNSLLLDDEEIAVVDPSGQVHSYFHGRGKLVFYDTFVAGMRSGARGVLVVTNSIVPPQLASGNLLVLRPRNLVLGVGCNSGTSREEIEEVILTSLKRLLLSPQSIACLATAEAKREEPGLVACAESLQVPLRWFTSVELNGVPVPSPPSKHALRAIGATGVAEPAALLASDGGKLLLGKVKSGNVTLAIAEIP, from the coding sequence ATGAAGCCGGCCGTCATCGCCATCACCCGCAACGGCGCCCGTCTGGGGGCGAGGCTTCGCGAGGGGCTCGGGGCCGAGCTGTTTGTGCTCGTGAAGTACCGCGGCCAGGCAGGTCCGGCAGCGCAGGGGTTCGACGACCTCGGCGGACTGCTTGCCCGCCTCTGGGGCGAAAAACGCGGGATTGTCTGCATCATGGCCGCCGGTATCGTGGTGCGGCTGGTGGCGCCGCTCCTGGAGGGGAAGGATAAGGACCCGGCCGTGGTGGTGATGGACGAGCGGGGGAAGTTCGCCATCTCGCTTCTGTCCGGCCACCTGGGGGGCGCCAACGAGCTGGCCGAACGGTGCGCCTTCGTGAGCGGTGCACGGCCCGTCATCACTACTGCCACCGACGTGAACGGGCTCCCCTCCTTCGATATGCTCGCCAGGGACCACAGCTGGGGGATCGACGACCTGGGCCGGGTCAAGCTCCTGAACAGCCTGCTCCTGGACGACGAGGAGATCGCCGTGGTCGATCCCTCCGGCCAGGTCCATTCCTATTTCCATGGCCGGGGTAAACTCGTTTTTTACGACACGTTCGTCGCCGGGATGCGCAGCGGAGCCCGCGGGGTGCTTGTCGTTACCAACAGCATCGTGCCACCCCAGCTTGCGAGCGGGAACCTGCTGGTGCTCCGGCCGCGCAACCTGGTGCTCGGGGTCGGTTGCAACAGCGGCACGAGCCGGGAAGAGATCGAAGAGGTCATCCTGACCAGCCTGAAGCGGCTCCTGCTTTCGCCGCAGAGCATTGCCTGCCTGGCCACGGCCGAGGCGAAGCGGGAAGAGCCGGGGCTGGTAGCCTGCGCAGAGTCCCTGCAGGTGCCGCTTCGCTGGTTTACGAGTGTCGAGCTGAACGGGGTGCCCGTGCCGAGCCCGCCGTCGAAGCATGCCCTGAGGGCCATCGGCGCAACCGGGGTGGCGGAGCCGGCTGCCCTGCTTGCCTCCGATGGGGGTAAGCTGCTGCTCGGCAAGGTAAAGAGCGGCAACGTGACACTTGCCATTGCGGAGATTCCATGA
- the cobI gene encoding precorrin-2 C(20)-methyltransferase, producing the protein MARVYAVGVGPGDPELLTRKAERLLRQSPVICAPTGSADAASYALVIVEQFIDRDRQEVISQVFPMQKDQAGLGEFWERAAAQVADHVRAGRDVAFITIGDPFLYSTFLYLYRIFRTSYPDIEVEVVPGISSINAASAAAGLPLGMGGERIAILPAVYADDELRKALQDFDTVVMMKVHRVFDRVYGLLRELGLERNAVFVRRVGSRQQEVVVDLASLLGKELDYLSMLIVAKNPSFTLS; encoded by the coding sequence ATGGCCAGGGTCTATGCAGTCGGTGTCGGCCCCGGAGACCCGGAACTCCTGACCAGGAAGGCCGAGCGCCTGCTCCGCCAGTCCCCGGTGATTTGCGCCCCCACCGGCAGCGCCGACGCCGCCAGCTATGCCCTGGTGATCGTCGAGCAGTTCATAGACCGGGACCGCCAGGAGGTGATCAGTCAGGTATTCCCCATGCAGAAGGACCAGGCCGGTCTGGGGGAATTCTGGGAGCGCGCTGCCGCCCAGGTGGCGGACCATGTGCGGGCAGGCCGCGACGTGGCCTTCATCACCATCGGCGACCCGTTTCTCTACTCCACCTTTCTTTATCTCTACCGGATCTTCCGCACGAGCTATCCCGACATCGAGGTGGAGGTGGTCCCCGGCATCTCCAGCATCAATGCCGCCTCAGCCGCTGCCGGCCTGCCGCTTGGGATGGGAGGGGAGCGGATCGCCATCCTGCCGGCCGTCTATGCGGACGACGAGCTGCGCAAGGCACTGCAGGATTTCGATACCGTGGTAATGATGAAGGTCCACCGGGTCTTCGACCGTGTCTACGGACTGCTGCGGGAGCTAGGCCTGGAGCGGAATGCCGTCTTTGTCCGCCGGGTCGGTTCGCGCCAGCAGGAGGTGGTCGTCGATCTGGCCAGCCTGCTGGGAAAAGAGCTGGACTACCTCTCCATGCTGATCGTCGCCAAGAATCCCTCATTCACCCTGTCGTGA
- a CDS encoding YkgJ family cysteine cluster protein, whose translation MLTPNRHMAPGTFDFFGFSDEVAAVAISRLRSCGDAATLCALTAEIVALAEQRLAAELTPHERSFIACRSGCGHCCRVHVSILPPEAAAIARFLHRSLSAEALAVVTRRLEDSYEVVRWMDDEERRRNGIPCPFLAADQSCGIYPVRPLACRGITSLDPEACAVAMAASSACDDLPVIVQNITQLLLMKGAYVGYARGLAECGLDSRGFELSGAVLTLVRQPEQIGALAGGSLLALT comes from the coding sequence ATGCTGACACCGAACCGACATATGGCACCGGGAACCTTCGATTTTTTTGGTTTTTCCGATGAAGTCGCCGCAGTAGCCATCTCCCGGCTGCGATCTTGCGGCGATGCAGCAACCCTGTGCGCCCTGACCGCCGAGATTGTGGCCCTGGCGGAACAACGACTCGCCGCAGAACTTACCCCTCACGAACGATCCTTCATCGCCTGCAGATCCGGCTGCGGCCACTGTTGCCGGGTCCATGTCTCGATTCTCCCTCCTGAAGCTGCAGCCATTGCCCGTTTTCTGCACCGGTCGTTGTCTGCCGAAGCCTTGGCCGTTGTGACACGCCGCCTGGAAGATTCGTATGAGGTGGTCCGCTGGATGGACGACGAGGAGCGGCGGCGAAACGGCATACCCTGCCCGTTTCTGGCCGCTGACCAGAGTTGCGGGATCTATCCGGTCAGGCCGCTGGCCTGCCGGGGGATTACCTCCCTGGACCCCGAAGCCTGTGCCGTCGCCATGGCGGCCTCGTCCGCCTGCGACGACCTGCCGGTCATCGTCCAGAATATCACCCAACTGCTGCTCATGAAGGGGGCGTATGTGGGGTATGCCCGCGGATTGGCCGAGTGCGGGCTCGACAGCAGGGGGTTCGAACTGTCCGGAGCTGTCCTGACGCTCGTCCGCCAACCGGAGCAGATCGGCGCGCTGGCCGGGGGAAGTCTTCTTGCCTTGACCTGA
- the cobM gene encoding precorrin-4 C(11)-methyltransferase, translated as MGILHPHIVHFIGAGPGDAELITVKGARLLGEAQVVVYAGSLVDRELVRTYAPDADLFDSAGMTLAETTQALAEAVLAGRRAVRLHTGDPSIYGAIQEQMAELDRLGIGYEVVPGVTSACAAAAALKQELTLPEVSQTVVITRLAGRTPVPEREQLAGIARIGATLVIYLSVAMIEQVVEELLQGAYAPETPAAVVARATWPDERIVEGSLADIAAKAREAGIGKQAVILVGDVLRARREGLQAVSRLYDSGFSHEFRIVT; from the coding sequence ATGGGTATTTTGCATCCGCATATCGTCCATTTCATCGGCGCCGGACCCGGCGATGCCGAGCTGATCACCGTCAAGGGGGCTCGCCTGCTCGGCGAGGCCCAGGTGGTGGTCTATGCCGGCAGCCTGGTGGACCGGGAGCTGGTTCGCACCTATGCTCCCGACGCCGATCTCTTCGATTCCGCGGGCATGACCCTGGCCGAGACGACGCAGGCTCTTGCCGAGGCGGTGCTGGCGGGCCGACGGGCAGTCAGGCTCCATACCGGGGACCCTTCCATCTATGGCGCCATCCAGGAGCAGATGGCGGAGCTGGACCGGCTGGGGATCGGCTACGAGGTCGTTCCCGGCGTTACCAGCGCCTGTGCCGCCGCTGCGGCGCTCAAGCAGGAGCTGACCCTTCCCGAGGTCTCCCAGACCGTCGTCATCACCCGGCTGGCGGGCAGGACCCCGGTGCCGGAACGGGAGCAGCTCGCCGGGATCGCCCGGATCGGTGCGACCCTGGTCATCTACCTCTCCGTCGCCATGATCGAACAGGTGGTGGAAGAGCTGCTGCAGGGGGCATATGCGCCGGAGACCCCGGCAGCGGTGGTGGCCAGGGCAACCTGGCCCGACGAGCGGATCGTCGAGGGGAGCCTTGCCGACATTGCCGCAAAGGCCAGGGAGGCGGGCATCGGCAAGCAGGCGGTCATCCTGGTGGGAGATGTTCTGCGGGCTCGCCGCGAGGGGTTGCAGGCCGTCTCCCGGCTCTACGACAGCGGATTCAGCCACGAATTCAGGATTGTCACCTAG
- a CDS encoding zinc-binding protein yields the protein MLLLAAACLAFFTGCSRETTSGPAATNRLQVVTTLFPLYDFARAIAGNRAEVRLLLPPGSEPHTFEPKPEDILAINRAALFVYTNRFMEPWAEDLVKGVPRDRLTVVDASAGLVLLDAAVGHDHGHGAMEEGNHDEPSGKDPHIWLDLTNAEAMIDTILAGFVARDPANRDYYTANAAAYKGKLAELDRRYRATLGTCKNRTLLHAGHAAFAYLARRYGITYVSATGVAADAQTTPTRMAELVKRVRALKLQYIFSEELVSPRVAETIAAETGAHILRLHAAHNISKDELAAGVTFPDLMERNLAALATGLQCRQ from the coding sequence ATGCTGCTGCTTGCTGCCGCGTGCCTGGCGTTTTTCACGGGCTGCAGCCGCGAGACCACTTCCGGGCCCGCGGCCACCAACCGGCTGCAGGTGGTGACGACTCTGTTCCCGCTCTATGATTTTGCCCGGGCCATTGCCGGCAATCGTGCAGAGGTGCGCCTGCTCCTCCCGCCGGGCAGCGAACCGCATACCTTCGAACCGAAGCCCGAGGATATCCTGGCCATTAACCGGGCCGCCCTGTTCGTCTATACCAATCGGTTCATGGAGCCGTGGGCCGAGGATCTGGTGAAAGGTGTGCCCCGTGACCGGTTGACCGTGGTGGATGCCAGCGCCGGCTTGGTGCTGCTGGATGCCGCCGTTGGTCATGACCATGGGCATGGCGCAATGGAGGAGGGGAACCATGACGAACCGTCCGGCAAGGACCCCCACATCTGGCTCGATCTGACCAATGCCGAGGCAATGATCGACACCATCCTGGCCGGTTTCGTTGCCAGGGACCCTGCCAACCGGGACTACTACACGGCCAATGCCGCCGCTTATAAAGGGAAGCTGGCCGAACTCGACCGACGGTACCGGGCCACGCTGGGGACCTGCAAGAACAGGACGTTGCTCCATGCGGGCCATGCTGCCTTTGCCTATCTCGCCCGTCGCTACGGCATCACCTATGTCTCCGCGACCGGTGTGGCTGCCGATGCCCAGACCACGCCGACCCGCATGGCGGAGCTGGTGAAGCGAGTGCGGGCGCTGAAGCTGCAGTATATCTTCTCCGAGGAGCTGGTTTCGCCCCGAGTGGCCGAGACCATTGCCGCCGAGACCGGTGCCCACATCCTCCGCCTCCATGCCGCGCACAATATCAGCAAAGATGAGCTGGCTGCAGGGGTAACCTTCCCCGATCTCATGGAGAGAAATCTCGCTGCCTTGGCCACGGGGTTGCAATGCCGCCAGTAA
- a CDS encoding ATP-binding cassette domain-containing protein, with protein sequence MPPVIDVKGLYCRYGATHVLSDITFRVEDGDYVGIVGPNGSGKSTLVRALLGLSSRDEGEIGLFGVPLSEFEDWQQIGYLPQHFNLFTSNFPATVTEVVRLGLLSGKRFPRRISRADTARIDDILEYMGVQDLRRRLIGQLSGGQQQRVLLARAMVNQPKLLILDEPTAALDPETRDRFYSLLAEVNRERNTTILLVTHDSATIGSCASKLLYLDKRLVFYGTFREFCVSSAMTNHFGELAQHQICRLH encoded by the coding sequence ATGCCGCCAGTAATCGATGTCAAGGGGCTGTATTGCCGCTACGGGGCGACCCATGTCCTGAGCGACATTACCTTCCGGGTCGAAGACGGGGACTATGTCGGCATCGTGGGTCCCAACGGTTCGGGGAAAAGCACCCTGGTCCGGGCTCTCCTGGGCCTGTCCAGCCGGGACGAGGGAGAGATCGGTCTGTTCGGCGTGCCGTTGTCGGAATTCGAGGATTGGCAGCAGATCGGCTATCTTCCCCAGCATTTCAACCTGTTCACGTCCAATTTTCCGGCCACCGTCACCGAGGTGGTCAGGCTGGGGCTCCTCTCAGGCAAGCGTTTCCCCCGCAGGATCAGCCGTGCCGATACCGCCCGGATCGATGATATCCTTGAGTACATGGGGGTCCAGGACCTGCGGCGCCGTCTCATTGGCCAGCTCTCCGGGGGGCAGCAGCAGCGCGTGCTCCTTGCCCGTGCCATGGTCAACCAGCCGAAGCTCCTGATCCTGGACGAACCGACTGCCGCCCTCGATCCCGAGACCCGCGACCGGTTTTACTCCCTGCTCGCGGAGGTGAACCGGGAGCGTAACACCACCATCCTGTTGGTGACACACGATTCGGCAACCATCGGCAGCTGCGCGTCAAAGCTCCTCTACCTGGACAAGCGGCTGGTCTTCTACGGGACCTTCCGGGAGTTCTGCGTCTCCTCTGCCATGACCAATCATTTCGGGGAACTTGCACAGCATCAGATCTGCAGGCTGCATTGA
- the cbiE gene encoding precorrin-6y C5,15-methyltransferase (decarboxylating) subunit CbiE: protein MSQQKIYLVGAGIAGWEGFGSKALEVIDKAEVMIGHQRHLDIIPHFTGEKQVLGDLSIMLDFLKKTDKRTVVLGSGDPNFFGVARFLLRNLPKERIEIYPNVTSVQYAFARIKEPWDDAIFVSVHGRGLQRAIDRIIAAEKVAVLTDQANTPAAIARALIDRGAEGYDAWLCEEMGLPGEKFTKTDVKGLLEIKASPLNILILIKAWEPNLEHFPLIGIDDDQFATVKKLITKQEVRAVTLAKLQLQDDLVLWDVGAGSGSVSIEASNLMPNGRIYALERNPQYIGFLRDNLKKFVARNVLLVEAFAPEGLDDLPDPDRVFIGGSGGMLEEIIEAADRRLKSEGLIVLNAVTLDTLTKSVEFLEDHGYTVEVTCVNIAKTKGLTEYKLFEAQNPVYIVAARKETE, encoded by the coding sequence ATGTCTCAACAGAAGATTTATCTGGTCGGTGCCGGCATTGCGGGATGGGAGGGGTTCGGCTCCAAGGCCCTGGAGGTGATCGACAAGGCCGAGGTGATGATCGGCCACCAGCGCCACCTGGACATCATCCCCCATTTTACCGGCGAAAAACAGGTGTTGGGCGATCTCTCCATCATGCTCGACTTCCTGAAAAAGACCGACAAGCGGACCGTGGTCCTCGGGTCCGGCGATCCCAACTTCTTCGGGGTCGCCCGCTTCCTTTTGCGCAACCTCCCCAAGGAGCGGATCGAGATCTATCCCAATGTCACCAGCGTCCAGTACGCCTTTGCCCGGATCAAGGAGCCGTGGGACGATGCCATCTTCGTTTCCGTGCATGGCCGTGGGCTGCAGCGGGCCATCGACCGGATCATCGCAGCCGAGAAGGTGGCGGTGCTCACCGATCAGGCCAATACGCCGGCGGCCATTGCCCGCGCGCTGATCGACCGCGGGGCAGAGGGGTATGATGCCTGGCTCTGCGAGGAGATGGGGCTGCCGGGGGAGAAGTTCACCAAGACCGATGTCAAGGGGCTCCTGGAGATCAAGGCCTCTCCCCTCAATATCCTGATCCTGATCAAGGCGTGGGAGCCGAACCTTGAGCACTTCCCGCTCATCGGCATCGACGATGACCAGTTCGCCACGGTCAAGAAGCTGATCACCAAGCAGGAGGTGCGGGCCGTCACCCTGGCCAAGCTGCAGCTCCAGGACGACCTGGTGCTGTGGGACGTCGGCGCAGGCAGCGGCTCGGTCTCCATCGAGGCGTCCAACCTGATGCCCAACGGCCGGATCTACGCCCTGGAGCGGAACCCTCAGTACATCGGTTTTCTGCGCGACAACCTGAAAAAGTTCGTGGCCCGCAACGTGCTGCTGGTGGAGGCCTTTGCCCCGGAGGGGCTCGACGACCTTCCCGACCCGGACCGGGTCTTTATCGGCGGTTCCGGCGGGATGCTGGAAGAGATCATCGAGGCTGCCGACCGGCGCCTGAAGTCGGAAGGGCTGATCGTCCTCAATGCCGTGACCCTGGACACCCTGACCAAGTCGGTGGAGTTCCTGGAGGATCATGGCTATACCGTGGAGGTGACCTGCGTCAACATCGCCAAGACCAAGGGGCTGACCGAATACAAGCTGTTCGAGGCCCAGAACCCGGTCTATATCGTTGCCGCCAGAAAGGAAACCGAATAA